One genomic window of Mycteria americana isolate JAX WOST 10 ecotype Jacksonville Zoo and Gardens chromosome Z, USCA_MyAme_1.0, whole genome shotgun sequence includes the following:
- the HMGCR gene encoding 3-hydroxy-3-methylglutaryl-Coenzyme A reductase isoform X1 — protein MLSRLFRMHGLFVASHPWEVIVGTVTLTICMISMKMFTGNDKICGWNYECPKLEEDVLSSDIIILTITRCIAILYIYFQFQNLRQLGSKYILGIAGLFTIFSSFVFSTVVIHFLDKELTGLNEALPFFLLLIDLSRASALAKFALSSNSQDEVRENISRGMAILGPTFTLDALVECLVIGVGTMSGVRQLEIMCCFGCMSVLANYFVFMTFFPACVSLVLELSRESREGRPIWQLSHFARVLEEEENKPNPVTQRVKMIMSLGLVLVHAHSRWIAEPAAQNSTVENSVGLDENAPKRIEPNVSLWQFYLSRMASMDIEQVITLGLALLLAVKYIFFEQAETESTLSLKNPITSPVMVQKKVPENCCRKQSGLLNNNQKSNTVEEALVPKDGNAEVIKPVLAESSTKATFVVGSCNPVETSSFLNGKEEEIELPKEPRSIEECVLILGNAEKGAKFLTDAEVISLVNAKHIPAYKLETLMETQERGVSIRRQMLSKKLPEPSSLQYLPYRNYNYSLVMGACCENVIGYMPIPVGVAGPLFLDNKEFQVPMATTEGCLVASTNRGCRAIYLGGGASSRILADGMTRGPVVRLPTACQAAEVKVWLESPEGFKIMKEAFDSTSRFARLQKLLISLAGRNLYIRFQSGTGDAMGMNMISKGTEKALARLNEEFPDLQVIAISGNYCTDKKPAAINWIEGRGKSVVCEAVIPAKVVREVLKTTTEDIVEVNINKNLVGSAMAGSIGGYNAHAANIVTAIYIACGQDAAQNVGSSNCITLMERTGSTNEDLYISCTMPSIEIGTVGGGTNLLPQQACLQMLGVQGASQDNPGENARQLAKIVCATVMAGELSLMAALAAGHLVKSHMIHNRSKINLQDLQGTCTKKAA, from the exons ATGTTGTCCAGACTCTTTCGAATGCATGGCCTTTTTGTAGCCTCTCATCCATGGGAAGTCATTGTGGGAACAGTGACTCTCACCATCTGTATGATATCCATGAAGATGTTCACTGGGAATGATAAGATCTGTGGCTGGAATTATGAGTGCCCCAAACTTGAAGAA GATGTTCTCAGCAGTGACATCATCATCCTGACAATCACGCGCTGTATAGCAATCCTTTATATATATTTCCAGTTTCAGAACCTAAGGCAACTTGGgtcaaaatacattttag gtattgctGGCCTCTTCACAATCTTCTCGAGTTTTGTTTTTAGTACAGTGGTAATTCACTTCCTGGATAAAGAACTGACAGGCTTAAA tgaagcttTACCATTCTTCCTGCTTCTGATTGATCTGTCAAGAGCAAGTGCACTAGCCAAATTTGCGCTCAGTTCCAACTCACAG gatgaagtaagagaaaatatttcacgTGGAATGGCCATTTTAGGCCCAACGTTTACACTGGATGCACTCGTGGAGTGTCTTGTGATTGGTGTTGGTACTATGTCAG GTGTACGACAACTTGAAATTATGTGCTGCTTTGGCTGTATGTCTGTTCTTGCCAACTACTTTGTCTTCATGACCTTCTTTCCAGCTTGTGTGTCCTTGGTATTAGAG ctttctcGAGAGAGTCGTGAAGGGCGCCCTATATGGCAGCTTAGCCATTTTGCTCGTGttctggaagaagaagaaaataaaccaaatccTGTAACACAGAGGGTCAAAATGATTATG TCGCTGGGTTTGGTTCTTGTTCACGCCCACAGTCGTTGGATAGCGGAACCAGCTGCTCAAAACAGTACTGTAGAAAATTCAGTGGGATTGGATGAGAACGCACCGAAGAGAATTGAACCTAATGTTTCGTTATGGCAGTTCTACCTTTCTCG AATGGCCAGTATGGATATTGAACAAGTAATCACTCTTGGATTAGCCCTCCTCCTTGctgtcaaatatattttctttgagcAAGCAGAGACTGAATCCACACTCTCACTGAAGAATCCCATAACATCTCCAGTGATGGTCCAGAAAAAGGTGCCTGAGAATTGTTGCAGGAAGCAATCTGGACTTCTGAACAACAATCAGAAATCTAACACAGTAGAAGAAGCTTTAGTTCCCAAAGATGGAAATG CTGAAGTCATAAAACCTGTATTAGCAGAGTCATCAACAAAGGCTACATTTGTAGTTGGCAGTTGCAACCCTGTGGAAACTTCTTCATTTCTtaatggaaaagaggaagaaattgagTTGCCTAAAGAACCACGTTCTATTGAGGAATGTGTTCTTATACTTGGAAATGCAGAG AAAGGAGCAAAATTCCTTACTGATGCTGAGGTTATCAGCTTAGTTAATGCTAAGCATATTCCTGCATACAAACTGGAAACCCTGATGGAAACTCAGGAGCGAGGTGTGTCCATTCGCAGACAGATGTTATCTAAGAAACTCCCTGAACCTTCATCTTTGCAATATCTTCCTTATAGGAATTACAATTATTCTTTG GTTATGGGAGCTTGCTGTGAAAATGTGATTGGATATATGCCTATTCCTGTAGGCGTAGCAGGACCACTATTTTTGGATAACAAAGAGTTTCAGGTGCCAATGGCAACAACAGAAGGATGTCTTGTAGCAAGCACAAACAGAGGATGTAGAGCAATATAT cttGGTGGAGGAGCAAGCAGCCGCATTCTGGCAGATGGGATGACTCGAGGACCTGTTGTAAGGCTGCCCACCGCTTGCCAGGCTGCAGAAGTGAAAGTTTGGCTTGAAAGCCCTGAGGgctttaaaataatgaaggaagCTTTTGACAGCACAAGTAG GTTTGCCCGCCTACAAAAACTTCTCATCAGTTTGGCTGGTCGTAACCTTTATATCCGTTTTCAGTCTGGCACAGGGGATGCAATGGGAATGAATATGATTTCAAAA GGTACTGAAAAAGCGCTGGCAAGGTTGAATGAAGAGTTTCCTGATCTCCAGGTTATAGCTATTAGTGGTAACTATTGTACGGACAAAAAACCTGCTGCTATAAACTGGATAGAAGGAAGAGGGAAGTCTGTTGTCTGCGAAGCAGTCATTCCAGCCAAGGTTGTTAGAGAA GTATTGAAGACAACTACAGAAGATATAGTTGAAGTCAATATAAACAAAAACTTGGTGGGTTCTGCGATGGCTGGTAGCATAGGTGGCTACAATGCACATGCAGCAAACATTGTGACAGCTATCTACATTGCCTGTGGTCAG GATGCTGCGCAGAATGTGGGTAGCTCTAATTGCATCACTTTGATGGAGCGAACTGGGTCCACCAACGAAGACCTGTACATTAGCTGCACAATGCCTTCTATAGAAATAGGAACTGTTGGCGGAGGCACCAACTTGCTGCCACAGCAGGCCTGTTTGCAG atGTTAGGGGTTCAAGGTGCAAGCCAAGATAACCCTGGTGAAAATGCCCGTCAGCTTGCTAAAATTGTTTGTGCTACAGTGATGGCAGGGGAATTATCACTAATGGCAGCTCTTGCAGCTGGGCATCTAGTCAAAAGCCACATGATCCACAACag GTCAAAAATAAATCTACAAGATCTTCAAGGAACCTGCACTAAGAAGGCGGCTTGA
- the HMGCR gene encoding 3-hydroxy-3-methylglutaryl-Coenzyme A reductase isoform X2 gives MLFRFVKYRKTVLKMLSRLFRMHGLFVASHPWEVIVGTVTLTICMISMKMFTGNDKICGWNYECPKLEEDVLSSDIIILTITRCIAILYIYFQFQNLRQLGSKYILGIAGLFTIFSSFVFSTVVIHFLDKELTGLNEALPFFLLLIDLSRASALAKFALSSNSQDEVRENISRGMAILGPTFTLDALVECLVIGVGTMSGVRQLEIMCCFGCMSVLANYFVFMTFFPACVSLVLELSRESREGRPIWQLSHFARVLEEEENKPNPVTQRVKMIMSLGLVLVHAHSRWIAEPAAQNSTVENSVGLDENAPKRIEPNVSLWQFYLSRMASMDIEQVITLGLALLLAVKYIFFEQAETESTLSLKNPITSPVMVQKKVPENCCRKQSGLLNNNQKSNTVEEALVPKDGNAEVIKPVLAESSTKATFVVGSCNPVETSSFLNGKEEEIELPKEPRSIEECVLILGNAEKGAKFLTDAEVISLVNAKHIPAYKLETLMETQERGVSIRRQMLSKKLPEPSSLQYLPYRNYNYSLVMGACCENVIGYMPIPVGVAGPLFLDNKEFQVPMATTEGCLVASTNRGCRAIYLGGGASSRILADGMTRGPVVRLPTACQAAEVKVWLESPEGFKIMKEAFDSTSRFARLQKLLISLAGRNLYIRFQSGTGDAMGMNMISKGTEKALARLNEEFPDLQVIAISGNYCTDKKPAAINWIEGRGKSVVCEAVIPAKVVREVLKTTTEDIVEVNINKNLVGSAMAGSIGGYNAHAANIVTAIYIACGQDAAQNVGSSNCITLMERTGSTNEDLYISCTMPSIEIGTVGGGTNLLPQQACLQMLGVQGASQDNPGENARQLAKIVCATVMAGELSLMAALAAGHLVKSHMIHNRSKINLQDLQGTCTKKAA, from the exons ATGCTTTTCAG GTTCGTGAAGTATAGAAAAACAGTCTTGAAAATGTTGTCCAGACTCTTTCGAATGCATGGCCTTTTTGTAGCCTCTCATCCATGGGAAGTCATTGTGGGAACAGTGACTCTCACCATCTGTATGATATCCATGAAGATGTTCACTGGGAATGATAAGATCTGTGGCTGGAATTATGAGTGCCCCAAACTTGAAGAA GATGTTCTCAGCAGTGACATCATCATCCTGACAATCACGCGCTGTATAGCAATCCTTTATATATATTTCCAGTTTCAGAACCTAAGGCAACTTGGgtcaaaatacattttag gtattgctGGCCTCTTCACAATCTTCTCGAGTTTTGTTTTTAGTACAGTGGTAATTCACTTCCTGGATAAAGAACTGACAGGCTTAAA tgaagcttTACCATTCTTCCTGCTTCTGATTGATCTGTCAAGAGCAAGTGCACTAGCCAAATTTGCGCTCAGTTCCAACTCACAG gatgaagtaagagaaaatatttcacgTGGAATGGCCATTTTAGGCCCAACGTTTACACTGGATGCACTCGTGGAGTGTCTTGTGATTGGTGTTGGTACTATGTCAG GTGTACGACAACTTGAAATTATGTGCTGCTTTGGCTGTATGTCTGTTCTTGCCAACTACTTTGTCTTCATGACCTTCTTTCCAGCTTGTGTGTCCTTGGTATTAGAG ctttctcGAGAGAGTCGTGAAGGGCGCCCTATATGGCAGCTTAGCCATTTTGCTCGTGttctggaagaagaagaaaataaaccaaatccTGTAACACAGAGGGTCAAAATGATTATG TCGCTGGGTTTGGTTCTTGTTCACGCCCACAGTCGTTGGATAGCGGAACCAGCTGCTCAAAACAGTACTGTAGAAAATTCAGTGGGATTGGATGAGAACGCACCGAAGAGAATTGAACCTAATGTTTCGTTATGGCAGTTCTACCTTTCTCG AATGGCCAGTATGGATATTGAACAAGTAATCACTCTTGGATTAGCCCTCCTCCTTGctgtcaaatatattttctttgagcAAGCAGAGACTGAATCCACACTCTCACTGAAGAATCCCATAACATCTCCAGTGATGGTCCAGAAAAAGGTGCCTGAGAATTGTTGCAGGAAGCAATCTGGACTTCTGAACAACAATCAGAAATCTAACACAGTAGAAGAAGCTTTAGTTCCCAAAGATGGAAATG CTGAAGTCATAAAACCTGTATTAGCAGAGTCATCAACAAAGGCTACATTTGTAGTTGGCAGTTGCAACCCTGTGGAAACTTCTTCATTTCTtaatggaaaagaggaagaaattgagTTGCCTAAAGAACCACGTTCTATTGAGGAATGTGTTCTTATACTTGGAAATGCAGAG AAAGGAGCAAAATTCCTTACTGATGCTGAGGTTATCAGCTTAGTTAATGCTAAGCATATTCCTGCATACAAACTGGAAACCCTGATGGAAACTCAGGAGCGAGGTGTGTCCATTCGCAGACAGATGTTATCTAAGAAACTCCCTGAACCTTCATCTTTGCAATATCTTCCTTATAGGAATTACAATTATTCTTTG GTTATGGGAGCTTGCTGTGAAAATGTGATTGGATATATGCCTATTCCTGTAGGCGTAGCAGGACCACTATTTTTGGATAACAAAGAGTTTCAGGTGCCAATGGCAACAACAGAAGGATGTCTTGTAGCAAGCACAAACAGAGGATGTAGAGCAATATAT cttGGTGGAGGAGCAAGCAGCCGCATTCTGGCAGATGGGATGACTCGAGGACCTGTTGTAAGGCTGCCCACCGCTTGCCAGGCTGCAGAAGTGAAAGTTTGGCTTGAAAGCCCTGAGGgctttaaaataatgaaggaagCTTTTGACAGCACAAGTAG GTTTGCCCGCCTACAAAAACTTCTCATCAGTTTGGCTGGTCGTAACCTTTATATCCGTTTTCAGTCTGGCACAGGGGATGCAATGGGAATGAATATGATTTCAAAA GGTACTGAAAAAGCGCTGGCAAGGTTGAATGAAGAGTTTCCTGATCTCCAGGTTATAGCTATTAGTGGTAACTATTGTACGGACAAAAAACCTGCTGCTATAAACTGGATAGAAGGAAGAGGGAAGTCTGTTGTCTGCGAAGCAGTCATTCCAGCCAAGGTTGTTAGAGAA GTATTGAAGACAACTACAGAAGATATAGTTGAAGTCAATATAAACAAAAACTTGGTGGGTTCTGCGATGGCTGGTAGCATAGGTGGCTACAATGCACATGCAGCAAACATTGTGACAGCTATCTACATTGCCTGTGGTCAG GATGCTGCGCAGAATGTGGGTAGCTCTAATTGCATCACTTTGATGGAGCGAACTGGGTCCACCAACGAAGACCTGTACATTAGCTGCACAATGCCTTCTATAGAAATAGGAACTGTTGGCGGAGGCACCAACTTGCTGCCACAGCAGGCCTGTTTGCAG atGTTAGGGGTTCAAGGTGCAAGCCAAGATAACCCTGGTGAAAATGCCCGTCAGCTTGCTAAAATTGTTTGTGCTACAGTGATGGCAGGGGAATTATCACTAATGGCAGCTCTTGCAGCTGGGCATCTAGTCAAAAGCCACATGATCCACAACag GTCAAAAATAAATCTACAAGATCTTCAAGGAACCTGCACTAAGAAGGCGGCTTGA